The following proteins come from a genomic window of Malus sylvestris chromosome 4, drMalSylv7.2, whole genome shotgun sequence:
- the LOC126619248 gene encoding FAM10 family protein At4g22670 — MDEAKLKQLKHFVEQCKSDPSVLADPSLSFFRDYLESLGATLPASAQKQGDSKSKGYVVEESDDDMADTEAAQVHVEEEEDEIIESDVELEGDTVEPDDEPPQKMGDASVEVTDENRDAAQAAKSKAMEAISEGNLEEAVEHLTEAILLNPTSAIMYGTRASVYIKMKKPSAAIRDASAALEINPDSAKGYKSRGIARAMLGHWEEAAKDLHLASKLDYDEEIGAVLKKVEPNVHRIEEHRRKYDRLRKEREDKRIERERQRRRAEAQAAYEKAKKQEQSSSSRRSGGMPGGFPAGMGGGFPGGMPGMPGGFPAGMGGGFPGGMPGGFPAGMGGGFPGGASGGAPGGFPGTAPGGVPGNVDFSKILNDPELMNAFSDPEVMDALQDVMKNPANLAKHQANPKVAPIIAKMMSKFAGPK; from the exons ATGGACGAGGCGAAGCTCAAGCAACTCAAGCATTTCGTCGAACAGTGCAAGTCCGATCCCTCCGTCCTCGCCGATCCTTCGCTCTCCTTCTTCCGCGACTACCTCGAGAG TCTCGGCGCTACTCTCCCTGCCTCTGCTCAGAAGCAAGGCGATTCCAAATCG AAGGGCTATGTCGTGGAGGAGAGCGACGACGACATGGCGGACACTGAAGCCGCTCAAGTTCATGtcgaagaagaggaggatgAGATAATCGAATCTGATGTCGAGCTCGAGGGTGACACCGTGGAGCCTGACGATGAACCTCCTCAGAAG ATGGGAGATGCATCGGTTGAGGTGACTGATGAGAACCGTGATGCTGCACAGGCAGCAAAATCTAAAGCTATGGAAGCCATTTCAGAAG GTAACTTGGAGGAAGCAGTTGAACATCTCACAGAGGCAATTTTGCTCAATCCTACTTCAGCAATTATGTACGGCACCAGAG CTAGTGTGTACATCAAAATGAAAAAACCTAGTGCTGCTATCCGGGATGCCAGTGCTGCTCTTGAG ATCAATCCTGACTCTGCTAAAGGCTACAAGTCTCGTGGGATAGCACGAGCAATGCTTGGTCATTGGGAAGAGGCTGCTAAGGATCTTCACTTGGCATCAAAGCTTGATTATGATGAAGAAATAGGTGCTGTACTTAAGAAG GTTGAACCAAATGTGCACAGGATTGAGGAACACCGTCGCAAATATGATAGGCTTCGCAAAGAAAGAGAGGACAAAAGGATTGAGCGTGAGAGACAACGTCGCCGTGCTGAAGCTCAG GCTGCATATGAGAAGGCTAAGAAGCAAGAGCAATCATCTTCTAGTAGAAGGTCTGGAGGCATGCCTGGTGGCTTTCCAGCAGGCATGGGTGGAGGATTTCCAGGAGGAATGCCTGGTATGCCCGGTGGCTTTCCAGCAGGCATGGGTGGGGGGTTTCCAGGAGGAATGCCTGGAGGGTTTCCAGCCGGCATGGGTGGCGGCTTTCCAGGAGGTGCATCTGGAGGTGCACCTGGAGGTTTCCCCGGTACCGCGCCAGGAGGGGTGCCTGGAAATGTTGATTTTAGCAAAATATTGAAT GACCCTGAACTGATGAATGCATTTAGTGATCCAGAAGTCATGGATGCTCTTCAAGACG TAATGAAGAACCCTGCTAATCTAGCAAAGCATCAAGCAAATCCAAAGGTGGCTCCTATTATTGCAAAGATGATGAGCAAATTTGCTGGACCGAAGTGA